One Citrus sinensis cultivar Valencia sweet orange chromosome 5, DVS_A1.0, whole genome shotgun sequence genomic window, TTTGGATATGGATATaagaacattttaaaaatCGAATATTCAGATTAGGTTAGATTatatactaaattaaaattaaattaaaaaattattttttaatgtttgattTATATGCGGTAAATTGTGGATTTATGATATTGTTTATGAtgttgttttatattattcatgttgaattgttgattattaaattacaattgaattttatttgatattattaggtcaattgttgaattttaactTATGTGGATATGAATATCCAGGATATCCGTACAGAActtgacacatttttttgttatgtataaatcttgaattatttgattttcttgtttatttttggttgaatCAAATTCAAGACTTTTCAAGTAGTGTTTGAAGGTAAATACGTTTGATACTCCATAAAAGATAaagatttaagaaaaaaagtggGTGAAATAGGGTATTTTTGTGAGGTTATTTGAACCATAACCACTCTCTACattcataatttcaaataattttttgactgcctaattttctaataatacTTCATAAATCTCTTTTATATATGCTCCTTACCTTATAAGTAATTAATTGGTATAATTTCTCGCTCTTCAACATCATGAATCTAGGTCATAAACTTCATTTAATCTTGACCATCATCAATTAACCATTAATCTAAAGGCCACAAAATCGTGTCAATAGTTGTGGAAAATTAAGGGGCCATATATCGTTtccatttttaaaagttagtATTTACTGTTAAGTTTGccaattgaaaaagaatacaTTTGAATGTGTGTGCTTCTAGCCTATGGGTGTTGAAGCATAATGATGTTTCATTAtaaatcctaaaaaaaaaattgttaaatctgTTTTTTTTGCTTCTGGCAcagaaaagtaaaatttagtttaattctTAACACCAACATGGAAGAAGCTAGCAGTTCATCAAGGCGAGAAGCAAATGATCAAACCAACGTCTGCAACTGCAAGTAAGAAAATCAGTACTCTATATGTATCTAATATTAGATATGtagatttgatttattgtactTTTGATGttacataatttaattgatggaTTGCATTTTGATTCGTTATTTATAATGAGAATTAAAGCTTAAAATCTTGAATATTTTGTGAATATATAGAAATTTTCCAATAAGATCCCAGACTTTATTAAAGTGCGaatttaattgagtttttagAAGGCCTATAGTTAATTAATGATATTGAGTTCGCTCTAACCCCTCTTCAAACTCACACggaagtaaataaaattgagcGAATAATAAAGTTAccctaaattttgaattaatgataAACTTACCTAAAAGATTTGCTTTTAATGGGATTGAGGTGGAGTTTATTGGTAAattgcatataatttttcGTGGATCCACCTAGCGTAACTAGCTGAAAACTATACACTACCTTATTCTCCAAGTGACTGTTGTTAAGAATTCTCACGATTACTTCTTACTAACAATTCAAAGTCTGCGACGCACAAAGTCAGCAATGGTGTGTGTGTATTATTTAACAAGAAACTCCTCACTTTAAAAAAGTGGGGGTGAAATTGAaggacaaaaacaaaaatttcaatgCAAGTGtttacgtttttttttttaattatattagagttcatattatttttcattttagcaTATGCTCATCTAACCTCTATCTCttttggaaacaaaatttgtgccattttttttactaGGAGAAATTATCTCTACAGTACCTTTCTTTTACCATATGTACATATAAtcactataaaattttgacacgTACTTTGccacttttgtttcaaacttgTATCAATTAACCACTTTGACACtcaaaataactattttatccttaaataaattaaaacactattttattctataaaatattaaaaatataaaattgtaattataagaATACCCCTAACtttgataaaacaaataaatctcaaaatataagataataaattttaaatgaaattataattataaaaaatatcatcttgtaattataactttttgtaattttaatttcatttaatttttgtaattaaattaattataggaaagtttacaaaaattaacatgaaaagaaagctccctataattattgtaaacttccctataattaatattaagaaacTTTCCTATacaaattgaatgaaattatgattacaaaaattaacatgacaatttttaaatgaaattatatttataaaaaattaacatgttgaatttaagatttatttattttaataaattcaagggtattttaatttatttagggataaaatgatcattttcaagtGTCAAAATGGTTGTTTGATACAAGATTAAAAACAAAGGTGGTGCAAGGtacatgttaaattttatggtggttcaatatatatatataatgaaagaAAGGTGATGCAGAGATAAATTCCCTTTTAACTAGCCCCTCTACAATTAACTCGAGTCTACCATTGGCGATCATCTGGATGACTAGATTGTAATAATAACTTCTCTGATATGTGATCCATTTTTGAGCTTATCTGCAGAGACAAAAACGAAGATGAAATCACTGTGACGGAGCCAAAAAATAGTGAACAAACTGAAGATTCAGAGAGTTCAAcaggtaaataaataattaacatgaagagattaattaatttttaatttactgattCAATTTcagtattattaattaattttcaaaataataataacaattatataatttatagattCTGCTTTCATGATGATTAACTCAGATGATCAAGAGGAGGATGAATATTGTGCTCGTTATTGGCCGCTGTACAGAATGATAGAGAAGAATGATTGGCGAGGTGTGGAAGATTTCGTCACTAACGATCCCGATGCCTTGACCGCCAAGACTATTGCACCGGGTTCAATGACAATATTTCACGCGATTGTGGAGTTATGGGTTGATGTTGAGTCTGATGACGCCACATGCCTCCTCGATAAGCTGGCGTCAAAGGTCGATCCACAAACACTAGAACAACGAGATGACATTGGGTACACGGCTCTATATCAGTGTGCGGTAAAAGGGAATCTAAGGGCCTTAAAAGTCCTAGTGAAGTATAACCCTGACTTAACAAACAAAAGGGATACTTTAGACAGTCTTCCGGTTATTCAGGCAGCGTATCATGGTCATAAGGATACGTTTCAGTATCTACGAGAGGTGACTCATGGAGTAGACATCTACAGCGGCAATGATGGTGCCAACATGCTTTCACGTCTCATCGACGCTACTTTATACGGTCAGTATTATCGAATGAACattgaattgtttaaatatacaCACTTAAATCTTGTTTGCCGCTTTCGAATAATGCGCTCCGCTAAACCAAATTCCTGTTTCTACTGTTGATTGCTTGGTTATACTTTAGTTTTATTATCTTCGTTTATATATGTCTATATATGATGCTCGCATTATATAGAGATCAAATACATCGCCACTACTCTGACTTTGTTCATTAATTAGATGTAGCTCTGGATTTATTGAAGCTTTATCCAACGATTGGCCGTGACAACATCGACTCTCGGAGAATTGTTCTAAACGCGCTGGCTGAAAAGCCTTACGCGTTTGCAAGTGGGAGTCGGCTTGGACATTTGCAACGCTTAATTTACAATTGTTGGTGTCAACAATCCTTTAcgaacacacacacacatctaTATAGTGATCCTCCAATGAAGGAGccctcattttaataaaatgaggaAGCACTAATTGGAAGATGACCCCATATagatgtgtgtatatatagagTGTTTATTTGTGTGGCCTAACAAAACCAAGCAAATAAATTTGCAGGCACTCCTGTGGAAGAGGAACTTGTTCCTTCCATTCAGACCAACGATAATCAAAATGTGGATGGAGACATGGAGAACCTTATCGTGACATCAAAAATCCACTCAAAAAAATCCACACGTTTTGGATGTGCTAAGCAAATCACTAAGACATTTGGTCTGTAAAACTAGTATATACTAAGTCTTCTTGAATTTATGATTCTGAATTGAAAGGTATTTCCTTTGTTTATACATATGGCAGGTGCAATGTGGCATAAATCGCATTGGATGCTCTGGAATGCCCTCATGCGCCTAAGTAAGTCTTGAGAGGCTGtgttcaattaaaatatagttgtttgaaattaatttatttatatcctTTTATTGATCGAGTTCAGTTGCAGCCCCCAGCATCAAAGCTATACATGAACAAAAGTTAGCGCACATGAAGATTGTTGAAATTGTCAGAATTATCTGCAAAGAAGTGATTTGGACCCGTCACAGAAGAGAATTGAAGGGGGCATTGTTCACAGCTGCAAGATTGGGGATACACGAGTTTATCAATGAATTTATCATGGCCTATAACAGGAGTGGACATTGGTTGAATAAGGATGGGCGTAACGTATTTGATGTTGCAGTTTTACATCGTCGTGAAAAAGTTTTTAATCTAATACATCGTGTAAAATACACAACAAGTTTATTTTCAACAGAAGGCAATTCTGGCAACAACATCCTGCATTTAGCGGCAAAATTGGTACCTTCAAGTGAAGTGGCTGGTGCAGCATTGCAGATGCAGCGGGAGTTGCAATGGTTCAAGGTGTGATTGCTCATCCGACTACTTAATACacctttttatatttaatagtCACAATTTGATGTTTGTGGCACAATAGGATAAATAAGTATTGATAttaagaccaaaaaaaattgacagaAACATAGACAAAAATAAGATATCAAGAAACAATGCCGATTTACTCAATTGAAAAACAAGGTAAACCAGCGCCGTTTTTAACTTGTTTCTGTAAGCGTTCTATCACTTTGGCATTTGCAGGACATATGTAAGCGTGAAAACGCATAAACAAttcttcaaaatgaaaatttccgACTAATTTCTTAGTCCAAATTGCCTTTAGTTATCATCTTCCCATTGAGGACATTGGGCCTTTCTACACCTAGAAATCTACCTTAAAAGAAACTTTTAGTCCTCGTGTTTATGACTTCTTCTCTGCAGGCGGTAGAAAAACTTATCCATCCAGACATGCTAGGAGATGAAAATAGTTCCAACCAAACTCCTAGAGAGGTCTTTACTGAAGAACACAAGGATTTAGTCAAAGAAGGAGAAAAATGGATGAAGGAAACAGCTTCATCTTGCTCAGTTGTAGCTGCACTCATTATCACTGTAGTGTTTGCCGCAGCTTTCACGGTACCTGGTGGCAGTGACAGCAGAGGAATACCAAATCTTTTACATGAAAAATCTTTCATGATTTTTGCCATTTCAGATATGCTTGCGCTTTTTTCATCCACTACGTCAGTTCTAATGTTCTTGGGCATCCTCAGTTCACGCTACGCAGAAGACGATTTTCTTGTATCGTTACCAAGGAAGTTAATTATTGGCCTCGTCGCCTTGTTCTTTTCTATTGCAAGCATGATGGTAGCCTTTGGTGCAACTGTTCACATATCTCTTTCTCATAAATGGAGTCTGGTTATCATTCCAATTGCCCTTGTTGGATGTGTCCCTGTCACCTTATTTGCATTGTTGCAGTTTCCTCTTTTGCTTGATATGTACTCATCTACTTATGGCCGCGGCATCATCATAGACAGCAGTTGGAGAGAATTAGCTAGTTGCGACTTGGTTGCTAAAGGTAGCTACAAAACACGGTTATAAAAGCTGATTCAATGGGGTTATTATCCCACTGTGTAACTGATTCATTTCTTGTTGATTTTTCCTGATACTTTTTCTATAATGATTGTTGAGTGTTTAGAGCTGTGTACTTGAATTTGGTTTATAAAAGACCATTCTGAGGATGGTTCGATTGAGGAACTGAATCttagaaaatttattctatttgTTTTGATCTCATTTAGATAATAATTGATCTTTGACCATATTTGTTTGATTGAGAAGGAACTATTCATCTGATTCCAATCAGACCTTTCCCTTTAGGATCAATATTTATTCCTATGATCTTCATTTGATTTCCATCAACAGGCAATTAAAAGTTGcgatgaaaaattatggactACCAACCTGTCTGGGATGCTCGAAATCTTTGGTCGTAAGGTGACTAATGGTGCCTATTTCCTCGATAGAAACCAGCCTCACAATGGCTTTTTGTTAACAAAAGCCAAGaataaaattctaaaccaCTCAAGAAGGTTACGGAGAAACAAGGATCGTAAAAAATGAGGCTTAGATCAAAATAGAATCGAAAAACCTCACTTAAGGCTCTGCTGGACTACTgactaattttaattacatgttcaaataaaatgttctAAACACTTAGCAAGGATTATAGAACAATCTTCATGAAAAATGTTGAATTTAAACTCAGCAAATAACCAAGTTTAATCCCCCAAGATCCACTCCTAATCGCTTAAATCTCAGAATTACACCTGTAAAGATCAAGCTTAATGCAATTGACTCTTAACGATTCAAGAATGATAATCAAAACAACAAgaacagaaacaaaattaCACAATTTGACAGTAGAAATTTATAGTGGTATGGCTTCAAGCAAACCTACATCCATTGCGAAAAGAGAAGCAagatttcattaatttcagtTTTTCAAGATTCAGTGTTGCAGAGAGTGTGTGACAGGATCACCATATTTTAATAACCACTCATGAGGCCTTATATACAGAGAGATATTCATCTAGAAATGTCCGCTAACAGCCAGCTCGCATATTTCTGGGTTTGTTATCAAAACCCACAAGCTTCCCGTGCATATAACGGCCTTAACAGCTATTCGCACCAGTTGATTGGACACGTGTCAATGCTTCATCCACTCTGTTATGTAAAACAGCAAATGTAGCTGTTGAATTTGATACGTGATGCCCGTAAAAAATCACGTGTGTCACCTAGTCTTCCAGCTGACAATACATAAATGTCAGAAGTCCCTCCGAAGCTCTACAAATGGGATGTCATACATGCAAGAGTAACATGTCATAAAGGTCTAGAGAATGTAACCGACTTGTCATTCTTGATCGCAAACCCAGAATTGAGCTTGATCcttcaacaaaaaatgacCAAGAAATGGCTTAGTGGAAGTATAtctaaaatggaaaaaatcaTAGAAGATGATTGATCCGAAAATTTGGGTATTCCTATGCTATATATGTCTCTACCATCTGGTACATTGATAGTTGCAATGAAAACTACTGTGATTATGAGTGCAACAATTGAGGAACATGAAACTGAAGATGGTTTATCAATATGTCATGGTAAAAATATGCATAAACTATAGAGagttaaaacataaaatagaCTAAATAGTCTTAACACCTCTGTGAAATTAATCCCCTTCTTTTGAGTAAAGCCTTTAGATTTAACACCTAGTATTCCCTCTTTAACCTTATAAATCGACTTACACCATTCTAATTTCTCGTTTGCAAGCCTCTCTACTGGATCCAAAGTATGGTTTTTGATCAATGACTACATTTCCTTATCCATGGCTTCCTACCATTTCTATTATCTATCACTTTTAGCAGCCTCTGAGTAAGTCTTTGTTTTGTCAATTTCAATCTCATGTGTTGTTGTTAATGCAAATGTAATCGGATCTAGATATGCATACCTCTTAGGTTGCTTTATTACCCTTTTTCttgctaattaaaataaattctcaaagaaaaagttaataaattactaaCAAGTAACATTTATGACTAAGATCTTTTCTCCAGAGTTTCTCAAAAGAGCAATGTTAGGTAACCAAGCATATAAgtcttaatttaaatcataacTAATATGATATTCATTCATTGGATAGCagttaagtaattttacaagttatgAAAATCTAtcatctaataaattaatgacacatAGCAATAAGACTCAAGTTGGGAGTCCAATGTTTAGATCCCTATCATTATTGTCGTTaaagatataaataataatgttctcataaaaatattagaagaaaaaaatagtagccaaaaaattgagtaaacgaataattaatgttcgataaaaaattattaggtaAAGGAACCTGTGAGAGAGATTGAACTGTCCCATTCTGTAGGGAGTGAGAAGAGGAACGGTGGTGGTGGCGGCTCCTGCCATTGATGCAATCTTTCAACTCTGTCTTGCCTCAATCTCTTTCTCTGCTTATAGCTTCTTCTCCCTTCAACATCTGATTTTATAGAGAAGATGAgcatataattcaaattagaaaagtCTGAATTTGAATCTCCTGggataaaagtaaaagaaaatttaaagagagGAGTGATGTATGCAATTAGATTTTTCATCTAGCGAGTAACTTGTACTTACCTTCCATCTGGCTAGTAATTAATGAGTCCAAATTATATATCAAACAGTCAAATATGAAACGCGAACtaatacaaaaattgaaaattctggaagtataaaattaaataacggTCTCTTTTTTCCATAAGATTTCCACCAcgtgaatgaaaaaaaaaaaggtaaatgttTGTTAGTCcttacatttttaattaagtgtttatttaattttaatatttaaaaaatatcacaagaTACCTTcattgttaaatatattacaCTCCAACCcatacgttttttttttctttatagtaattttttaagtatatcaattaaaagaaaacaatgataatttatcaaatcaactttaaaagtaatataaaaatttgcacagcctttatattattatattttaagattaatttgataaattaaattttatgaaataattattagtaagattatTATAAGGATATTAAAAAGTGCTTTAAGTTCGcttgtattaatttatttataaataattattagtataaTTGTTGCAcaagtacaaaaaatattagttcttTTGCACTGATATTTATTCTTtgatttactaataaataattattcataaatttgctaatcaaaatttttgttgataaattaattaatgtcaagAATATTTTCGGAAAGATataattgtaaaagaaaagaaaaagtaagggtaagaatgtaatatattttactatatgatgttttgagtaatttttaaaaatatagggactgaATAATCACTCAAGTAAAAAACAAAGGGACTAAACAAGAATTTACcctaaaaatatattgaatattCAATTATGAAACACCaaactaatatatttatttaaatttttagaagacTAATATTGAGGGGGATCTTTAACTTTTTTCCTAAAATCAATATACGTCATTTATTCTCTTACTGTTTCTCTAATACCCTAAAACTCTCCTTGCACTCAAacatttaaaggaaaataagtaaaagaaaaatatcttcttattgattttttattcaccgaaacacatattttttaatacttaatttttatgtaaatgttgtttatataatttaatttaatttataataaatatatataaaaataaagataatacggttaaaagttattgataattataaaaataataaaagataaatgatGATACGGAAGTACTGACAATCACCCCTAAAATTAATGGTGCTCTTTTTTTCAAAGTAACAAACGTTCAATAGTCGACGGAAAATTGtgagttgtttattttttttattttcttacttgTAGATGCTAAAAGCTTTGATCGTTTGTTAAAATAAGGATTTCAAGCAATATACAGGATTTCTTTGTAGcataaaaacaatttattgcatcaaaacagagTAAAACAGTAATCAAAGTACAcgcatatttatatattttacctGCTTCAATGGCATTACGAGCAGCAAGTCTAAAATCATTGACAATTTGGGGGATTTCTTCTGTTCTCAACGGTCGAGGAGATGACCAATCTTGCCCGTCTAGGCCAGGTGTCACTCCCTTATTGGTACTTGAGATCGGAGCTTTTCCATTTGGCTGAAGGCCTATGTTTAAATATTACAAGTATCATTTACAATTAGCATTATCGGagccaaattttaaaaaatagttgttaactaaataaatcattacgtagagaaattaaaaaattaaaaacattgtATTGATTTAGAACCATTTCAGATGAATGATTCAATTTATTGGCAAGATTAGGTTTatcttgaaaacaaaaattgcaCATTagtatttttagtttttcgcATTCAGATCAagcttaaaatataaatccaTGTCAAACTCACAAATTGGCAGTAcactatataaatattttaaaatattctctcTCTTTGTTGTAGTTTTTcgttaaaataaagaaaaatgttctaattaaaaaaatttgtcgactactttttctttttaatggaatgcacttaaaaataaaaaaaaaataaaaagtctttCTAAATTGGATTTGGGTTTCATACCAAAGGTAGATACTCGGCCTACGTGCCAAAGCTGACAAAAGAAGGTTCCACCCTTCTGATGAACAGCATCCACAATTGGTTTCCAAGCTTCCACTTGCTCTTTTGTCCAAATTCCAGGAGTGTTT contains:
- the LOC112496483 gene encoding protein ACCELERATED CELL DEATH 6-like; the protein is MEEASSSSRREANDQTNVCNCKDKNEDEITVTEPKNSEQTEDSESSTDDQEEDEYCARYWPLYRMIEKNDWRGVEDFVTNDPDALTAKTIAPGSMTIFHAIVELWVDVESDDATCLLDKLASKVDPQTLEQRDDIGYTALYQCAVKGNLRALKVLVKYNPDLTNKRDTLDSLPVIQAAYHGHKDTFQYLREVTHGVDIYSGNDGANMLSRLIDATLYDVALDLLKLYPTIGRDNIDSRRIVLNALAEKPYAFASGSRLGHLQRLIYNCTPVEEELVPSIQTNDNQNVDGDMENLIVTSKIHSKKSTRFGCAKQITKTFGAMWHKSHWMLWNALMRLTPSIKAIHEQKLAHMKIVEIVRIICKEVIWTRHRRELKGALFTAARLGIHEFINEFIMAYNRSGHWLNKDGRNVFDVAVLHRREKVFNLIHRVKYTTSLFSTEGNSGNNILHLAAKLVPSSEVAGAALQMQRELQWFKAVEKLIHPDMLGDENSSNQTPREVFTEEHKDLVKEGEKWMKETASSCSVVAALIITVVFAAAFTVPGGSDSRGIPNLLHEKSFMIFAISDMLALFSSTTSVLMFLGILSSRYAEDDFLVSLPRKLIIGLVALFFSIASMMVAFGATVHISLSHKWSLVIIPIALVGCVPVTLFALLQFPLLLDMYSSTYGRGIIIDSSWRELASCDLVAKGSYKTRL
- the LOC107174823 gene encoding putative 12-oxophytodienoate reductase 11 produces the protein MIIVLAPLTRVRSYNNIPQPHAILYYSQRTTNGGFLIAEATGVFDTVQGYPNTPGIWTKEQVEAWKPIVDAVHQKGGTFFCQLWHVGRVSTFGLQPNGKAPISSTNKGVTPGLDGQDWSSPRPLRTEEIPQIVNDFRLAARNAIEAGKIYKYACVILRFKRLGVDLGGLNLVIC